From a single Cupriavidus taiwanensis LMG 19424 genomic region:
- a CDS encoding ABC transporter ATP-binding protein codes for MALLEVSGLSTSFAFAHGAVKAVDGVSFTLEPGEILGIVGESGSGKSVTAFSLMNLLDPPGRVTGGSVRFKGQELLACSPRQWQALRGDRIAMVFQDPMMSLNPVMRVGDQLAETVLVHYRRTRAQAHAQAVDALARVGIPAPRERMRAYPHELSGGMRQRVAIANALINRPDLIIADEPTTALDVTIQAQILYEMKQLVRETGAAAIWISHDLAVVKDLVDRVCVMYAGRVVEQGPVAELISRPLHPYTRGLLDSLPTPAMRGATLRAIPGAAPALAALPPGCAFAPRCPRARPACAQIPVETTVRGRTLRCFYPLEAA; via the coding sequence ATGGCACTACTGGAAGTTTCCGGCCTGAGCACCAGCTTTGCGTTCGCGCACGGGGCGGTGAAGGCGGTCGACGGCGTGTCGTTCACGCTGGAGCCGGGCGAGATCCTGGGCATCGTGGGCGAGTCCGGCTCGGGCAAGTCGGTCACGGCGTTCTCGCTGATGAACCTGCTGGACCCGCCCGGGCGCGTCACCGGCGGTTCGGTGCGCTTCAAGGGACAGGAGCTGCTGGCGTGCTCGCCGCGCCAGTGGCAGGCGCTGCGCGGCGACCGTATCGCGATGGTGTTCCAGGACCCGATGATGTCGCTGAACCCCGTGATGCGCGTGGGCGACCAGCTCGCCGAGACGGTGCTGGTGCATTACCGCCGCACCCGCGCGCAGGCCCATGCGCAGGCGGTCGATGCGCTGGCGCGGGTCGGCATCCCGGCGCCGCGGGAGCGCATGCGCGCCTATCCGCACGAGCTGTCCGGCGGCATGCGCCAGCGCGTGGCGATCGCCAACGCGCTGATCAACCGGCCCGACCTGATCATCGCCGACGAGCCCACCACCGCGCTAGACGTCACCATCCAGGCGCAGATCCTCTACGAGATGAAGCAACTGGTGCGCGAGACCGGCGCCGCCGCGATCTGGATCAGCCATGACCTTGCCGTGGTCAAGGACCTGGTCGACCGCGTCTGCGTCATGTACGCGGGCCGGGTGGTGGAGCAGGGGCCCGTCGCCGAACTGATCAGCCGGCCGCTGCATCCGTACACGCGCGGCCTGCTCGATTCGCTGCCGACGCCCGCGATGCGCGGCGCCACCCTGCGCGCGATTCCGGGCGCAGCGCCGGCACTGGCGGCGCTGCCGCCGGGCTGCGCCTTTGCGCCACGGTGCCCGCGCGCGCGTCCCGCGTGCGCCCAGATCCCTGTCGAAACCACTGTGCGCGGCCGCACGCTGCGCTGCTTTTATCCCCTGGAGGCGGCATGA
- a CDS encoding ABC transporter ATP-binding protein, translated as MTVMLEAHNLQKRFLLKPGLLARMAGKPAQAVHAVNDVSLQVRQGEVLGVVGESGCGKSTLGRMLAGLLPQTGGDIAWEGKRADIASAAYHRAVQMVFQNPYASLNPRLRIGQAITEGAVYHGLIQRSRAAAAAGELLQQVGLDRGYAGRYPHEFSGGQRQRVAIARALALRPRLLICDEAVSALDVSVQAQIINLFMQLRREHALTYVFISHNLAVVEHMSDRVVIMYLGRIVESGPAREVFAAPNHPYTRALLADAPRLGASPPAHQPIRGELPSPLAPPSGCAFHPRCPHASARCTAQVPLLRDIGGRLSACHLND; from the coding sequence ATGACGGTCATGCTCGAAGCGCACAACCTGCAGAAACGCTTTCTGCTCAAGCCCGGCCTGCTCGCGCGCATGGCCGGCAAGCCGGCGCAGGCGGTGCATGCGGTCAACGATGTCTCGCTGCAGGTGCGCCAGGGCGAGGTGCTGGGCGTGGTGGGCGAGTCCGGCTGCGGCAAGTCCACGCTGGGCCGCATGCTGGCCGGCCTGCTGCCGCAGACAGGTGGCGATATCGCGTGGGAGGGCAAGCGTGCCGACATCGCTTCGGCCGCCTATCACCGCGCGGTGCAGATGGTGTTCCAGAACCCCTATGCGTCGCTGAACCCGCGCCTGCGCATCGGCCAGGCCATCACCGAAGGCGCGGTCTACCACGGCCTGATCCAGCGCTCGCGCGCCGCCGCGGCCGCCGGCGAGCTGCTGCAGCAGGTGGGGCTAGATCGCGGCTATGCCGGGCGCTATCCGCACGAGTTCTCCGGCGGCCAGCGCCAGCGCGTGGCAATCGCGCGCGCGCTGGCGCTGCGACCGCGCCTGCTGATCTGCGACGAGGCGGTGTCCGCGCTCGATGTCTCGGTGCAGGCGCAGATCATCAACCTGTTCATGCAGCTGCGGCGCGAGCACGCGCTGACCTATGTCTTCATCAGCCACAACCTGGCGGTGGTGGAGCATATGTCGGACCGCGTGGTGATCATGTACCTGGGCCGCATCGTCGAAAGCGGCCCCGCGCGCGAGGTGTTCGCCGCGCCCAACCATCCCTATACCCGCGCGTTGCTGGCCGACGCGCCGCGCCTGGGCGCCAGTCCTCCCGCGCACCAGCCCATTCGCGGCGAACTGCCCAGCCCGCTCGCGCCGCCCAGCGGCTGTGCCTTCCATCCGCGCTGCCCGCACGCGAGCGCGCGCTGCACGGCGCAGGTGCCGCTGCTGCGCGATATCGGCGGACGGCTGTCCGCCTGCCATCTGAATGACTAG
- a CDS encoding porin codes for MNGIHTRRALGRACLGGALALASAAADATVTLYGRIDTDIEYQKGPDGGATQMTDNASRWGLRGSEELGGGLRAAFGLEQGFGADNGVATTPQFRNAFVGLQGGFGAIALGRLDSATIVGSPIYSQVTQNIDFAIHDAGATAIGTRVLNARNRVSNALGYMTPSFGGFSLRARMNLGGPDPATPNTRSPVQAEDDFRQFDLGLNYSAGKFAAGLGYSRDAKSGGLVANDFRDKVQAVASYDFTVINLYGIVGRDRYAGTATTRTDVPYWLVGFSVPYGAHKVTVNYMQRAVQRDPQGRLSKVQASYGYSLSKRTMPYVFFDREDPNSHKSGDTVTTVGVGIQHKF; via the coding sequence ATGAACGGTATCCACACCCGGCGCGCACTCGGACGCGCCTGCCTCGGCGGCGCGCTGGCGCTGGCATCGGCCGCGGCCGACGCCACGGTGACGCTGTACGGCCGCATCGACACCGACATCGAATACCAGAAGGGGCCCGACGGCGGGGCGACGCAGATGACGGACAACGCTTCGCGCTGGGGCCTGCGCGGCAGCGAGGAGCTGGGCGGCGGCCTGCGTGCGGCATTCGGCCTGGAGCAGGGCTTCGGCGCTGACAACGGCGTGGCTACCACCCCGCAGTTCCGCAACGCCTTCGTCGGCCTGCAGGGCGGCTTCGGCGCGATCGCGCTGGGGCGGCTGGATTCGGCGACAATCGTGGGTTCGCCGATCTATTCGCAAGTGACGCAGAACATCGACTTCGCCATCCACGATGCGGGCGCCACCGCGATCGGCACCAGGGTGCTGAATGCGCGCAACCGCGTGTCGAATGCGCTGGGGTATATGACGCCGAGCTTCGGCGGCTTCTCGCTGCGGGCGCGCATGAACCTGGGGGGGCCGGACCCGGCGACGCCCAACACCCGTTCGCCGGTGCAGGCAGAGGACGATTTCCGCCAGTTCGACCTGGGACTGAACTACTCCGCCGGCAAGTTCGCCGCGGGCCTGGGCTATTCGCGCGATGCCAAGAGCGGCGGCCTGGTGGCCAATGATTTCCGCGACAAGGTGCAGGCGGTGGCTTCGTACGATTTCACCGTGATCAACCTCTACGGCATCGTCGGGCGCGACCGCTACGCCGGCACCGCGACCACGCGCACCGACGTGCCGTACTGGCTGGTCGGCTTCTCGGTGCCGTACGGCGCCCATAAAGTTACCGTCAACTACATGCAGCGCGCGGTGCAGCGCGACCCGCAAGGCCGGCTCAGCAAGGTGCAGGCCAGCTATGGCTACAGCCTGAGCAAGCGCACCATGCCCTACGTCTTCTTTGACCGCGAGGATCCCAACTCGCACAAGTCCGGCGACACCGTGACCACGGTGGGCGTCGGCATCCAGCACAAATTCTGA
- a CDS encoding N-formylglutamate amidohydrolase, with the protein MTLPYSLTEPAGAALPLVVDSPHSGLLHAETLPLAAPPEALLSGWDAYVDQLFAHAPGVGGTLLCADFPRWLVDVNRARDDIDPELIDGAMPYAVHPSDKSGRGMGVLRRLALPGVPVYAATLSPHMAEYLLKTYYDPYHAALSGLLAQHHARCGAVWHLDCHSMKSRGNAMNIDNGAPRPDFVVSNGDGATCSAAFIELVAECLGGFGYKVAINWPYKGAQLIRAYADPAQRRHSLQIEINRALYMDEATLAQHAGFAALRGHLDELLEHVAAYIQTELRR; encoded by the coding sequence ATGACGCTTCCGTATTCGCTGACTGAACCGGCCGGGGCGGCGCTGCCGCTGGTGGTGGACTCCCCGCACAGCGGCCTGCTGCACGCCGAGACCCTGCCGCTGGCGGCGCCGCCCGAAGCGCTGCTGTCGGGCTGGGACGCCTATGTCGACCAGCTCTTCGCGCATGCGCCGGGCGTGGGCGGGACCTTGCTGTGCGCGGACTTCCCGCGCTGGCTGGTCGACGTCAACCGCGCCCGCGACGATATCGATCCCGAGCTGATCGACGGCGCCATGCCTTATGCAGTGCACCCCAGCGACAAGTCCGGCCGCGGCATGGGCGTGCTGCGCCGGCTGGCGCTGCCGGGCGTGCCGGTCTATGCCGCGACGCTGTCGCCGCATATGGCGGAATACCTGCTCAAGACCTACTACGACCCGTACCACGCCGCGTTATCCGGCCTGCTGGCGCAGCACCATGCGCGCTGCGGCGCGGTGTGGCATCTCGACTGCCATTCGATGAAGTCGCGCGGCAATGCGATGAACATCGACAACGGCGCCCCGCGGCCGGATTTCGTCGTCAGCAACGGCGACGGCGCGACTTGCTCGGCGGCATTCATCGAACTTGTGGCGGAGTGCCTGGGCGGCTTCGGCTACAAGGTGGCCATCAACTGGCCATACAAGGGTGCGCAACTGATCCGGGCCTATGCCGATCCGGCGCAGCGGCGCCACAGCCTGCAGATCGAGATCAACCGGGCGCTGTACATGGACGAGGCCACGCTGGCGCAGCATGCGGGCTTTGCCGCGCTGCGCGGCCATCTCGACGAGCTGCTCGAGCACGTCGCGGCCTATATCCAGACCGAGCTGCGCCGCTGA